Genomic window (Gimesia sp.):
TTCTGCCAACTGGGAGCACCTGTATGGTCAGAAGCTGCGGTGCGAGCTGTCTGTGCTCACGCGGAAATATTGGGACCGGCATGGGGATTTCTTCTCAAGCGAAGGCAAACGCCCCAGCTTTTATTTTCGCGGCTCTTCCGGCCTGTTTGCCTGGATGGTCAACGGGTATATCGACCGGGTGGCCAAGATCCGGGAAGATATCAATTCCCTGCTCTCCGCACAGGACATCGATGAGCAGACCTCGATTTATCAGTCGCGCAATCTGAATGAACAGCTTTGGACGCGGATGATCAAATGGTGGATGCGTCGCGATCTGACGCTATCGATGCTGGGTGTGCCCCGGGCGCAACGGACTCAGATTGATCAGGGGTATCCGGGTGGGATCGTGCAGTTCGTGATCGATCGGATCGAGACGGTCTTCACCAGTCGCTCGCTGCGGGACAACTATTTCTGGCGCGTCTATCTGACGGGTAGTTATGATCCCGAATGTTGTCCGGAGTATCTCAAACGCGAAAACTTTGCACGGCTCAAAGGAGGACTGGTCGACCGGATCAGCGTGAATACGAATACCGTGGAAGGGTTCCTGAACCAGCACCAGGGTACGATTTCCCGTTATGTGCTGCTGGACCATATGGACTGGATGGCTGGAGCACAGCCTCAGTTGCTGCAGAGTGAGTGGCAGGCGATTGTGAACCGGGCGGCTGAAGAGACGCGCATTATCTGGCGGAGTGCAGGTATGCAGGTCGATTTCATCGATCCGCTGCAGGTGCAGCACCAGGGAGAGACGGCCCGGGTGGGGGAAATGCTCCGTTACCAGAGTCAACTTGCGGACGAACTGCACGAGCGGGATCGTGTGAATACGTACGGTAGTTTTTATATCGCCGATCTGCAGGTCTGATCTGATGCCGAAGAAAAAGCGGCTTTTACTCGCGCGGAAAGGAATCGCCCGATGAGTTATCTGAGTGGACGCTGGAATGATGTCCGGACGCTGTGGCATTTGCTGGCTTCGCGGATCGAGGGGCAGACGCACGCCGAGCGGCTGGACTCTTTTTATTCCGGACAGGCAGCGGGCTATGATCAGTTTCGTCGGAAACTGCTGCATGGTCGTAGTGAATTGTTCGAAAGTCTGCCGGTTCCCGAGAATGGCGTCTGGGTCGATCTGGGAGCCGGGACGGGAGAAAATGCTGAACTGTGGGGCCCGCGCCTGCATGAGTTTCGTCAGGTCTACCTGGTCGATCTCTGTCAACCCCTCCTGGATGTCTGTGAGCAGCGGATATCGGACCGGGGCTGGGAACGGGTGTCTGCGGTCTGCGCGGATGCTACGCAGTTTACGCCTGCGGAAACGGAGGTGGACCTTGTGACGTTTTCTTATTCCCTGACGATGATTCCCGACTGGTTTCAGGCGGTGAATCGGGCCTGGGAGTTATTGCGGCCGGGGGGGATGCTGGCGATCGTCGATTTTTATGTCTCCCGAAAATACCCCGCTGAAACCCTGCGACGACACAGCTGGTTTCAACGTCATTTCTGGCCGACCTGGTTTGCGGGGG
Coding sequences:
- a CDS encoding class I SAM-dependent methyltransferase, coding for MSYLSGRWNDVRTLWHLLASRIEGQTHAERLDSFYSGQAAGYDQFRRKLLHGRSELFESLPVPENGVWVDLGAGTGENAELWGPRLHEFRQVYLVDLCQPLLDVCEQRISDRGWERVSAVCADATQFTPAETEVDLVTFSYSLTMIPDWFQAVNRAWELLRPGGMLAIVDFYVSRKYPAETLRRHSWFQRHFWPTWFAGDNVFLNPDHLPYLLGRFELVSLKECQGSLPFVPLLKVPYYSLIVRKPA
- a CDS encoding BtaA family protein, which encodes MIAERISRKSFQWVHQGNLVYNTCWEDPRLDREALKLGPDDEVMVITSAGCNALDYLLDEPRRVHAVDVNPKQNALLELKLAAIRNLDFEDFFDLFGRGNSANWEHLYGQKLRCELSVLTRKYWDRHGDFFSSEGKRPSFYFRGSSGLFAWMVNGYIDRVAKIREDINSLLSAQDIDEQTSIYQSRNLNEQLWTRMIKWWMRRDLTLSMLGVPRAQRTQIDQGYPGGIVQFVIDRIETVFTSRSLRDNYFWRVYLTGSYDPECCPEYLKRENFARLKGGLVDRISVNTNTVEGFLNQHQGTISRYVLLDHMDWMAGAQPQLLQSEWQAIVNRAAEETRIIWRSAGMQVDFIDPLQVQHQGETARVGEMLRYQSQLADELHERDRVNTYGSFYIADLQV